Proteins from one Nerophis lumbriciformis linkage group LG16, RoL_Nlum_v2.1, whole genome shotgun sequence genomic window:
- the LOC133617080 gene encoding uncharacterized protein: MLKELVKERLMAAADEIFALFESTITSYEEELSRTREEKERHRQQLEAARKTQIVLHVEGVQQQEERPPTPQEGSSTLKQDDPQPPYIKEEEQELWISLFGLQDSDLTKLPLTGVSVKTEDHEDKPQVDNLLAPLSDSDDITSHSTEDKDEDYTQEPLSSNTDCEGDTRTHNDNQHPECSEKKTGKTSFICSFKSFCDTRNHAPQTRTHTGEKPFNCSVCGSTFSRKGYLTKHMRTHTGEKPFSCSFCGVKFSRMYCLKIHMRRHTGERPFICSVCGKKYCRNDSLQLHMRKHTVEIHFICPVCRTFFADEQSLTAHMSAHDGE, from the exons atgttgaaagagtTGGTGAAAGAGCGACTAATGGCGGCAGCTGACGAAATATTCGCGCTGTTTGAAAGCACGATAACGTCGTACGAAGAGGAACTTTCTCGAACgagagaggagaaggagcgacatcgACAACAACTGGAAGCTGCTCGCAAAACTCAAATTGTGCTACACGttgaag GCGTTCAGCAGCAAGAAGAACGTCCACCTACGCCACAGGAGGGAAGCTCCACGTTGAAgcaggatgatccacagcccccttacattaaagaggaagagcaaGAACTATGGATCAGTCTTTTCGGGTTGCAGGATtctgatctcaccaagttgccTCTGACtggtgtctctgtgaagactgaagaccatgaagacaaaccCCAAgttgacaacctcttagctcctctATCAGATAGTGACGATATAACATCACACTCTACCGAGGATAAAGACGAAGATTACACccaagaacctttgagcagcaaTACAGACTGTGAGGGTGATACCAGGACTCACAATGACAACCAACACCCTGAATGCTCTGAAAAGAAGACGGGTAAAACGAGTTTTATCTGCTCATTTAAAAGCTTTTGTGATACAAGGAATCATGCTCCacaaacaagaacacacacgggagaaaaacctttcaattGCTCAGTTTGTGGCAGTACATTTTCTCGGAAGGGCTATTTGACcaaacacatgagaacgcacacaggagaaaaacctttcagttgctCATTTTGCGGCGTGAAATTTTCTCGCATGTACTGcctgaaaatacacatgagaagacacacaggAGAGAGACCTtttatttgttcagtttgtgggaAGAAATACTGTCGGAATGACAGCCTGCAGTtacacatgagaaaacacacagtagaaatacattttatttgtccagtttGTCGTACATTTTTCGCTGATGAGCAGAGTTTGACGGCACACATGTCGGCACACGACGGAGAATAA